A region of Candidatus Defluviilinea gracilis DNA encodes the following proteins:
- a CDS encoding DUF1684 domain-containing protein produces MSELTEFRKEKDEFFARHPQSPLTPEQKHDFHGLNYFEENAALRLEVKVERFSEPTPMAMQTSTGGAQEYVRYGRFKFQADGQDAELTIYQASYGFFLPFVDSLAGTETYPAGRYLEPEPLPGDRFLVDFNIAYNPYCAYNEMWSCPITPGENRLKAPIRAGEKLFHP; encoded by the coding sequence ATGAGCGAATTGACAGAATTTCGGAAAGAAAAAGATGAATTCTTTGCGCGGCATCCGCAAAGCCCGCTGACCCCGGAACAAAAACACGATTTTCACGGACTGAATTATTTTGAAGAGAATGCCGCCTTACGGCTTGAGGTGAAGGTGGAGCGTTTTTCCGAACCGACTCCGATGGCGATGCAGACTTCCACCGGTGGGGCGCAAGAGTATGTTCGCTATGGGCGCTTCAAATTTCAAGCAGACGGGCAGGATGCCGAACTTACGATCTATCAGGCGAGTTATGGTTTTTTTCTGCCATTCGTCGATTCGCTCGCAGGGACGGAAACCTACCCAGCCGGGCGTTATCTTGAGCCTGAGCCGTTGCCCGGCGATCGCTTCCTGGTTGATTTCAACATTGCCTATAACCCGTATTGCGCCTATAACGAGATGTGGTCGTGCCCAATCACGCCGGGCGAGAATCGACTGAAGGCGCCGATCCGCGCGGGGGAAAAATTGTTCCACCCATAA